In Halorhabdus tiamatea SARL4B, a genomic segment contains:
- a CDS encoding polysaccharide deacetylase family protein, with protein sequence MVDLGGETPTETETETETETETETETETETETETELDPEVPQSANGPLAPLPTPDRNEIPKPTGDPGGLEVLDWAGFEGAVTYTYNNGQPAQLEHYDALAETEMNMSFYLSVNVKDDVTGFEEGWTQAGQDGHELGNQTVSHPYVDMTESSFGEALSDPATEIEQCSKYITENLGQEDVWTMAGPYGDSGWSVPAERSDLFLNRKLGGGTVGPNDNTDPYDLPCYVAEEGDTAETFIDLIDNARANGEWQILTFHSITPTDQEWYAPVDIGAITDSVEHAKSVGDVWIDTLATIGAYWRGQQLLASADVSESGEETVWNWTVPEDFPAGRHVRVTVDGGTLSQNGEELEWNSHGYYEVALDEESLTLSA encoded by the coding sequence ATGGTAGACCTCGGCGGCGAAACGCCAACCGAGACGGAGACCGAAACAGAGACTGAAACGGAAACTGAAACGGAGACAGAGACTGAAACGGAGACTGAAACGGAACTGGATCCAGAGGTCCCGCAGTCGGCGAACGGGCCGTTGGCTCCATTGCCGACGCCCGACCGAAACGAGATCCCGAAACCGACAGGCGACCCTGGGGGCCTCGAGGTGCTCGACTGGGCCGGTTTCGAAGGAGCCGTCACCTATACGTACAACAACGGCCAACCCGCCCAGCTCGAACACTACGACGCACTCGCAGAGACCGAGATGAACATGTCGTTTTATCTTTCCGTCAACGTCAAGGACGACGTCACGGGGTTCGAGGAGGGCTGGACGCAGGCCGGCCAGGACGGCCACGAACTCGGCAACCAAACTGTCAGCCATCCGTACGTCGATATGACCGAGAGCTCCTTCGGCGAGGCGCTTTCGGACCCAGCAACCGAGATTGAGCAGTGTAGCAAATACATCACCGAGAATCTGGGACAGGAAGACGTCTGGACGATGGCAGGACCCTACGGCGACAGCGGCTGGAGCGTGCCGGCCGAGCGGTCCGATCTCTTCCTCAACCGCAAGCTCGGTGGCGGTACCGTTGGCCCGAACGACAACACCGACCCGTACGACTTGCCGTGTTACGTGGCCGAGGAGGGCGACACCGCCGAGACCTTCATCGATCTGATCGACAACGCTCGGGCGAACGGTGAGTGGCAGATATTGACCTTCCACTCGATTACGCCGACCGACCAGGAGTGGTACGCCCCAGTCGACATCGGGGCGATCACCGACAGTGTCGAACACGCCAAATCCGTCGGTGACGTCTGGATCGACACGCTCGCCACGATCGGCGCGTACTGGCGGGGCCAACAGCTGCTTGCATCCGCCGACGTCTCCGAGTCGGGCGAGGAGACCGTCTGGAACTGGACGGTACCCGAGGACTTCCCGGCCGGACGCCACGTCCGGGTGACCGTCGACGGCGGTACGCTTTCACAGAATGGGGAAGAACTCGAGTGGAACTCCCACGGGTACTACGAGGTCGCACTGGACGAGGAATCCCTGACGCTGTCGGCGTAG
- the tnpA gene encoding IS200/IS605-like element ISNph5 family transposase: protein MEYHLQTGSHTVYALQYHFVTVTKYRADILTDERLERVAEVAHEIAEDFEADIKNVDGGTDHVHILFTTKPTTDLTKFINSLKGVTSRRIRQEYPEVKQTLEDAFWQPGYFLVTTGQVSIDVLMDYVENQ from the coding sequence ATGGAGTATCACCTGCAAACCGGGTCGCACACAGTGTACGCGCTTCAGTATCACTTCGTGACTGTCACGAAGTACCGTGCCGATATTCTCACCGATGAGCGGCTGGAGCGCGTGGCTGAAGTCGCTCACGAGATTGCAGAGGACTTCGAGGCCGACATCAAGAACGTGGACGGGGGCACCGACCACGTTCACATCCTGTTCACGACCAAACCCACCACCGACCTCACGAAGTTCATCAACTCGCTCAAGGGCGTCACATCCCGCCGGATTCGGCAGGAGTACCCTGAGGTGAAACAGACGCTCGAAGATGCGTTCTGGCAACCGGGATATTTCCTCGTCACGACCGGTCAAGTGAGCATCGACGTGCTGATGGACTACGTGGAAAACCAGTAG
- a CDS encoding toxin-antitoxin system TumE family protein, whose translation MGSTVIYEDQGTFDDGSRYEMIATAIPKSDDYPEGVKYRFQYMAEDGRTLLRFDNFPDHPGVDRHHCHTPTGVYDDIEYPDFEAHVQTFYDEMDDRRER comes from the coding sequence ATGGGATCGACGGTCATCTATGAAGACCAGGGGACGTTCGACGACGGCTCCAGGTACGAGATGATCGCGACCGCCATCCCGAAAAGCGACGACTACCCCGAGGGCGTCAAGTACCGCTTCCAGTACATGGCCGAAGACGGTCGAACCCTGCTCCGGTTCGACAACTTCCCGGACCACCCGGGAGTTGACCGTCACCACTGCCACACGCCCACCGGCGTCTACGACGACATCGAATATCCCGATTTCGAAGCCCACGTCCAGACGTTCTACGACGAAATGGACGACCGCCGCGAGAGGTAA
- a CDS encoding HVO_A0114 family putative DNA-binding protein — protein sequence MADKSDTPDDTDDGTTTDSETEEIVMNDVEAEADFLEDRDPADYPSVLRVTSESEEAHRQDALDRLDRWEAGEAVPHVINFQHPSDLRALLTDRRVELLRSIMTARPDSIRQLAERLGRDVKSVHTDLQVLADYDIVHFEQAGRAKRPFVPYDSIEISLEISTPAAADDTVPA from the coding sequence ATGGCTGACAAATCCGACACACCCGACGACACCGACGACGGCACCACCACCGACTCCGAGACCGAGGAAATCGTGATGAACGACGTCGAAGCCGAGGCGGACTTCCTCGAAGACCGCGACCCTGCGGACTACCCGTCAGTGCTGCGGGTCACATCCGAGTCCGAGGAGGCCCACCGCCAGGATGCGCTCGATCGCCTCGATCGCTGGGAAGCCGGCGAGGCGGTCCCGCACGTCATCAACTTCCAGCACCCGAGCGATCTCCGGGCGCTGCTCACCGACCGTCGTGTCGAGCTCCTCCGGAGTATCATGACCGCGCGCCCGGACAGCATTCGCCAGTTGGCCGAGCGTCTCGGCCGCGACGTCAAGAGCGTCCACACTGACCTCCAGGTCCTCGCGGACTACGACATCGTTCATTTCGAACAGGCTGGGCGGGCCAAGCGCCCGTTCGTTCCCTACGACTCCATCGAGATCAGTCTCGAGATCTCGACCCCGGCCGCGGCCGACGACACTGTACCCGCGTGA
- a CDS encoding ORC1-type DNA replication protein, with the protein MTDDPEEGMLSWDESVFRDEHVFEIDYVPETFRHRESQMETLKYALRPAVRGSRPLNVIARGPPGTGKTTAIQKLYGELGSQTDVRVARVNCQVDSTRYAVFSRLFEEVFEYEPPASGISFKKLFGQITEKLVEEEEVLAVALDDVNYLFYEGEASDTLYSLLRAHEAHSGAKIGVVVVSSDLELDVIESLDGRVQSVFRPEEVYFPKYDEPEIVDILEERVERGFHEGVVDAPILDRVAERTADQGGDLRVGIDLLRRAGLNAEMRASKHVEPEDVEAAFEKSKHVHLSRHLDGLSESERALLEVLADHEGQLAGDIYEHFQAETDLGYTRYSEIVNKLEQLGLLETTYTSVDGRGRSRQLSLEYDPEAITDRL; encoded by the coding sequence ATGACAGACGACCCCGAGGAGGGGATGCTCTCCTGGGACGAGTCCGTCTTCCGGGACGAGCACGTCTTCGAGATCGACTACGTCCCCGAGACGTTTCGCCACCGCGAGAGCCAGATGGAGACGTTGAAGTACGCCCTCCGGCCCGCGGTGCGTGGTTCCCGACCGCTGAACGTCATCGCCCGCGGGCCGCCCGGGACGGGCAAGACGACCGCGATCCAGAAACTCTACGGCGAACTCGGATCCCAGACGGACGTCCGAGTCGCCCGGGTCAACTGCCAGGTCGACTCGACGCGCTATGCCGTGTTCTCGCGGCTCTTCGAGGAAGTCTTCGAGTACGAACCGCCGGCCAGCGGGATCTCCTTCAAGAAACTGTTCGGCCAGATCACCGAGAAACTCGTCGAGGAAGAAGAGGTGCTCGCGGTCGCCTTAGACGACGTCAACTACCTCTTCTACGAGGGCGAAGCCAGCGACACGCTCTACTCGCTCCTCAGGGCCCACGAGGCCCACTCCGGGGCCAAGATCGGCGTGGTCGTGGTCTCCTCGGACCTCGAACTCGACGTCATCGAATCGCTGGACGGCCGCGTCCAGAGTGTGTTCCGACCCGAGGAAGTCTACTTCCCGAAGTACGACGAACCCGAGATCGTCGACATCCTCGAAGAGCGCGTCGAGCGCGGGTTCCACGAGGGCGTCGTCGACGCCCCGATCTTAGACCGTGTCGCCGAACGCACCGCAGACCAGGGCGGCGATCTCCGGGTCGGGATCGACCTGCTGCGCCGGGCCGGCCTCAACGCCGAGATGCGCGCGAGCAAACACGTCGAACCCGAAGACGTCGAGGCGGCCTTCGAGAAGTCCAAACACGTCCACCTCTCGAGACACCTCGATGGGCTCTCCGAGAGCGAACGTGCCCTCCTCGAAGTCCTCGCCGACCACGAGGGGCAACTCGCCGGCGACATCTACGAGCACTTCCAGGCCGAAACCGACCTCGGGTACACCCGCTACTCGGAGATCGTCAACAAACTCGAGCAACTCGGGTTGCTCGAGACGACCTACACCAGCGTCGATGGCCGGGGTCGTTCACGACAACTCTCCCTGGAGTACGATCCCGAAGCGATCACCGATCGGTTGTGA
- a CDS encoding RNA-guided endonuclease TnpB family protein: protein MTATTTKTLEATLAPPTAHKERKLCDLLDTYRAGLHEAFEAGCETMTATSDVVTPYDLPYQAKAALCNYVPQLHGTYDAQELDDDHPVRLTNQAAEFDHSAERDYEFTWWVPQPGRGTNFWIPLRINPAQEELWHDLVHGEASAGQLRLQRHRTSWTLHVTVEFPVKEPGYEPTDNHVTPVGFDIGEAHLLAGCACEQGTPTDPLLINGGRARHLRKEMFTTLKRLQEREAAEWRIDERFDHYQNALTDIIEKASRQAIEYACRFEKPVVVLEDLSYIREDLDYGEWMNRRLHAWAFARLQERIEDKARESGIPVEYVEPSYTSQTCHECGHVGYRDGDEFRCTNDECWVTEYHADINAAVNITDRHDPWGESLPLKPAGDDIPRDGSACDSAPTPTEQSQPRQMTLGEVGSEPSAGS, encoded by the coding sequence ATGACCGCAACAACCACGAAAACGCTGGAGGCCACGCTCGCCCCGCCGACAGCCCACAAAGAGCGCAAACTGTGCGACCTGCTCGACACCTACCGCGCAGGACTCCATGAGGCGTTCGAGGCCGGGTGCGAGACGATGACCGCCACCAGTGACGTGGTGACGCCCTACGACCTGCCGTATCAGGCGAAGGCGGCCCTGTGTAACTACGTTCCGCAACTGCACGGAACCTACGATGCACAGGAGTTGGACGACGACCACCCGGTTCGACTCACCAACCAAGCCGCTGAGTTCGACCACTCGGCGGAACGCGACTACGAGTTTACGTGGTGGGTACCACAGCCCGGTCGCGGCACCAACTTCTGGATACCACTCCGTATCAACCCCGCTCAAGAAGAACTGTGGCACGACCTCGTACACGGTGAAGCGTCGGCAGGGCAACTCCGCCTGCAACGTCACCGCACGTCGTGGACGCTTCACGTCACCGTCGAGTTCCCGGTTAAAGAACCGGGCTATGAACCGACAGACAACCATGTAACACCAGTCGGCTTCGACATTGGCGAAGCACACCTGCTCGCGGGCTGTGCCTGCGAGCAGGGCACTCCGACTGACCCACTACTCATCAACGGTGGTCGCGCACGTCACCTTCGCAAAGAGATGTTCACGACGCTCAAGCGACTCCAAGAGCGCGAGGCCGCCGAGTGGCGGATTGACGAACGGTTCGACCACTACCAGAACGCACTCACAGACATCATCGAGAAGGCGTCTCGGCAGGCAATCGAGTACGCCTGCCGATTCGAGAAGCCTGTCGTCGTGCTAGAAGACCTCTCGTACATCCGCGAAGACCTCGATTACGGCGAGTGGATGAATCGCCGCCTCCACGCATGGGCGTTCGCTCGCTTGCAGGAGCGCATTGAGGACAAAGCGCGAGAGTCTGGCATCCCGGTCGAATACGTCGAGCCGTCCTACACGTCGCAGACGTGTCACGAGTGCGGCCACGTCGGGTATCGGGACGGCGACGAGTTCCGGTGTACGAACGACGAGTGTTGGGTGACAGAGTACCACGCGGACATCAACGCGGCGGTCAACATCACTGACCGCCACGACCCGTGGGGTGAGAGCCTGCCGCTGAAACCGGCGGGCGATGACATCCCACGGGATGGGAGTGCCTGTGACAGCGCCCCGACCCCCACCGAGCAGAGCCAACCACGGCAGATGACGCTCGGAGAGGTCGGGTCGGAACCCTCTGCCGGTAGTTAG
- a CDS encoding glycosyltransferase, whose amino-acid sequence MATEYTRSNQPGTEGDLGGESTGYQGEGNLLGPGSDVDPALSVVLPTLNEERGIEVCIEQIKDAVETMDVTAEIIVSDSKARDRNWRGLSEQSHSV is encoded by the coding sequence ATGGCCACGGAGTACACAAGAAGCAATCAACCGGGGACTGAGGGGGACCTCGGTGGCGAGTCGACGGGGTATCAAGGGGAAGGCAACTTACTCGGTCCGGGCAGCGATGTCGATCCGGCTTTGAGCGTCGTGCTGCCGACGTTGAACGAGGAACGCGGCATCGAGGTTTGCATCGAGCAGATCAAAGACGCAGTCGAGACGATGGACGTAACCGCTGAGATCATCGTCAGCGACAGCAAGGCGCGGGACCGGAACTGGCGAGGGCTTTCAGAGCAGTCCCACTCAGTTTGA
- a CDS encoding polysaccharide deacetylase family protein produces MSDTNDESDTVVNRRQFLTVAGASGIATLAGCGGETTDDQPATTSTSTDRSTDTPTERSPTDTTTELSTEADTETETETEAETEAETETETETTTPDPEVSQSEPGPLAPLPTPEPNGVSKPDGEPGNLTVLEWAGFDGAVTYTFDDGQPSNLEHYDALAATEMNMTFFITSNVGFDGFEDGWKAVAADGHELGNHTVSHPYADMTGSSFGDAVDDPATEIEQCSSYITENLGQEGVWTMAAPFGDDGWADPAAASDLFLSRGVGGGAVAPDGDADPYNLPCYMAQEGDTAETFTGLIDDAREAGTWQIFLFHTISPTDEVWYAPVDIGAITDSVEHAKSAGDVWIDTFATIGAYWRGQQILESADVTESDDETVWEWTVPEDFPAGRRVRVTVDGGTLSQNGEELEWNSHGYYEVALDEESLTLSA; encoded by the coding sequence ATGTCAGACACGAACGACGAGTCCGATACTGTCGTCAATCGACGGCAGTTCCTGACAGTCGCCGGGGCATCGGGGATCGCGACGCTCGCCGGCTGCGGGGGAGAGACGACGGACGACCAACCGGCAACCACGTCGACGAGTACCGACCGGTCGACCGATACGCCGACGGAACGTTCACCGACGGACACGACAACTGAGCTATCGACCGAGGCGGACACAGAGACCGAGACTGAAACGGAAGCGGAGACTGAGGCCGAAACTGAGACCGAGACGGAGACGACAACGCCGGACCCGGAAGTCTCCCAGTCGGAGCCGGGACCGCTGGCACCGTTGCCGACGCCGGAGCCCAATGGTGTTTCGAAACCAGACGGCGAACCGGGGAATCTCACGGTGCTCGAGTGGGCCGGCTTCGATGGCGCAGTCACCTACACCTTCGACGACGGCCAGCCATCGAACCTCGAACACTACGACGCGCTCGCGGCGACGGAGATGAACATGACCTTCTTCATCACGAGTAACGTCGGCTTCGACGGATTCGAAGACGGCTGGAAAGCGGTCGCCGCGGACGGCCACGAACTCGGCAACCACACGGTCAGCCATCCGTACGCCGACATGACCGGCAGTTCCTTCGGCGACGCCGTCGACGACCCGGCAACCGAGATCGAGCAGTGTTCGTCCTACATTACCGAGAATCTGGGACAGGAAGGCGTCTGGACGATGGCGGCCCCCTTCGGCGACGACGGGTGGGCCGACCCGGCCGCGGCGTCCGACCTCTTTCTCAGTCGCGGCGTCGGCGGCGGCGCAGTCGCGCCCGACGGGGACGCCGATCCGTACAATCTGCCGTGTTACATGGCCCAGGAAGGAGACACCGCCGAGACGTTCACCGGCCTGATCGACGACGCCCGCGAGGCCGGCACGTGGCAGATTTTCCTGTTCCATACGATTTCGCCGACCGACGAGGTGTGGTACGCCCCAGTCGACATCGGGGCGATCACCGACAGCGTCGAGCACGCTAAATCCGCCGGCGACGTCTGGATCGACACGTTCGCCACGATCGGCGCGTACTGGCGCGGCCAGCAGATACTCGAATCCGCCGACGTCACCGAGTCGGACGACGAGACCGTCTGGGAGTGGACGGTGCCGGAGGACTTCCCGGCCGGCCGTCGCGTCCGAGTGACCGTCGACGGCGGGACACTCTCCCAGAACGGGGAGGAACTCGAGTGGAATTCCCACGGGTACTACGAGGTTGCACTGGACGAGGAATCCCTGACGCTGTCGGCGTAG
- a CDS encoding glycoside hydrolase family 32 protein, whose product MDDRPETQHGPGTVGFLSLGDLTDEQRLAREVASEVWDTQIDVLDADALAHGDASERHDRLWWHRAEPIGDELTPGLAGALESYVTQGGDLLVSLYAMTAVDDLGVDPHPPDRIDDDYRPVHTWEHRPSGFLVTSRLADRPPFDGFDALRIHTQPCERESVPRVAYDRRLPEHGVVLASTVVGEEDRPNHNSVIAWEHGEGRVLGIGRDVNFEAGIDTFETELRTLLAGIDRFFAADVRFGRRPYTAEALTELRAETAPDPHRPTYHFSPPANWLNDPNGLVYWNDRYHLFYQYNPGGPYHGTIHWGHAESDDLVHWTDRSVALTPSLEGPDRDGCWSGCMVVDDGQPTVVYTGADGRKQLPCIARARDDDLAAFEKHPGNPVIESPPDANLYATEEWDAEFRDHEVWREDGTWYHLVGSGIVDEGGTVFLYRSPDLTEWTYAGTPLVGERDETGGIWECPDFMDFGGEQVLAVSNLDSVIGFRGSFDGDTFDVDRQVTFDHGNFYASQSIPDGDRYLSWGWIREDREESAQWDAGWSGALSVPREISLDDELSIRPAPELSALRSDHESVDERSLDPDDDNPLADVEGAHLEFDLDVTLESADAFDLVVRASPDGAERTVVRYEADGTLTLDRRDSSQSDAVATEPQSIPDVPGSDPDRIRLRVLVDASVLELFVNDRTALSSRIYPTRSDSLGVSVRARGGRVQVHSLDVWTLDSAM is encoded by the coding sequence ATGGACGACCGTCCGGAGACCCAGCACGGACCGGGAACCGTCGGATTCCTCTCGCTCGGCGACCTGACCGACGAACAGCGACTCGCTCGTGAGGTCGCCAGCGAGGTCTGGGACACGCAGATCGACGTCCTGGACGCGGACGCACTCGCCCACGGGGACGCAAGTGAGCGCCACGACCGGCTCTGGTGGCACCGCGCGGAGCCGATCGGGGACGAACTGACGCCAGGGCTCGCTGGCGCGCTCGAAAGTTACGTCACGCAGGGCGGCGATCTCCTGGTGAGTCTCTACGCCATGACGGCCGTCGACGACCTCGGTGTCGATCCGCACCCGCCGGATCGGATCGACGACGACTACCGGCCGGTCCACACCTGGGAACACCGCCCGAGTGGCTTCCTCGTGACGTCCCGCCTCGCGGACCGGCCGCCGTTCGACGGCTTCGACGCCCTCCGAATCCACACCCAGCCCTGCGAGCGCGAGTCTGTCCCCCGGGTCGCCTACGACCGACGCCTCCCCGAACACGGCGTCGTCCTCGCGAGTACCGTCGTCGGCGAGGAAGATCGACCGAATCACAACAGCGTGATCGCCTGGGAACACGGCGAGGGCCGCGTCCTCGGCATCGGTCGCGACGTCAACTTCGAGGCCGGCATCGACACCTTCGAGACGGAACTGCGGACGCTGCTCGCCGGGATCGACCGCTTTTTCGCTGCGGACGTCCGGTTCGGCCGACGGCCGTACACGGCGGAAGCGCTGACCGAACTGCGAGCCGAGACGGCCCCGGACCCACACCGTCCGACCTATCACTTCAGCCCGCCGGCCAACTGGCTCAACGACCCCAACGGCCTCGTCTACTGGAACGACCGGTATCACCTCTTCTATCAGTACAACCCCGGCGGCCCCTACCACGGCACGATCCACTGGGGCCACGCCGAAAGCGACGACCTGGTCCACTGGACGGACCGCTCTGTTGCCCTCACTCCCTCGCTCGAGGGGCCGGACCGCGACGGCTGCTGGTCGGGGTGTATGGTTGTCGACGACGGCCAGCCGACGGTCGTCTATACGGGTGCTGACGGCCGCAAACAGTTGCCCTGTATCGCCCGGGCGCGCGACGACGATCTGGCGGCCTTCGAGAAACACCCCGGAAATCCGGTGATCGAATCGCCGCCCGACGCGAATCTCTACGCGACCGAGGAGTGGGACGCCGAGTTCCGGGATCACGAGGTCTGGCGCGAGGACGGGACCTGGTATCACCTCGTCGGCTCCGGCATCGTCGACGAGGGCGGGACGGTCTTTCTCTATCGTTCCCCGGATCTCACCGAGTGGACGTACGCCGGGACCCCCCTCGTCGGCGAGCGCGACGAGACTGGCGGGATCTGGGAGTGTCCCGACTTCATGGACTTCGGGGGCGAGCAGGTGCTCGCCGTCTCGAATCTCGATAGCGTGATCGGGTTTCGTGGCAGCTTCGACGGCGACACCTTCGACGTCGATCGGCAGGTCACGTTCGACCACGGCAACTTCTATGCGAGCCAGTCGATCCCGGACGGCGATCGCTACCTCTCGTGGGGCTGGATCCGCGAGGATCGCGAGGAGTCAGCCCAGTGGGACGCCGGCTGGTCGGGCGCGCTGTCGGTCCCCCGGGAGATCAGCCTCGACGACGAACTCTCGATTCGGCCCGCTCCGGAACTCTCGGCGCTCCGATCGGACCACGAAAGCGTCGACGAGCGGTCGCTCGACCCGGACGACGACAACCCACTCGCCGACGTCGAGGGGGCACACCTCGAGTTCGACCTCGACGTGACCCTCGAGAGTGCCGACGCGTTCGACCTCGTGGTCCGGGCGTCGCCGGACGGTGCGGAACGTACCGTGGTCCGGTACGAGGCCGACGGGACGCTGACGCTCGATCGCCGCGACTCGAGCCAGTCGGACGCCGTCGCGACCGAACCCCAGTCGATCCCGGACGTGCCCGGCTCGGATCCGGACCGGATTCGACTCCGCGTGCTGGTGGACGCGTCGGTGCTCGAACTCTTCGTGAACGACCGCACTGCGCTGAGTAGCCGGATCTACCCGACGCGATCCGACAGCCTCGGCGTCTCCGTCCGGGCCCGCGGCGGGCGCGTCCAGGTTCACTCACTCGACGTCTGGACGCTCGACTCGGCGATGTGA
- a CDS encoding universal stress protein: MTLQNILVAVGPKDSERADELAEAVLEVAQPAAATVHLTHVFTPGEFEEATDRLNFESSTTADPDAVAQRHETIRALIGALEDAGIEYAVHGRVGDHAEKIVELAGELDADRVVVGGRKRSPSGKAVFGSIAQDVMLESPCPVTFVKGA, translated from the coding sequence ATGACGCTGCAAAACATACTCGTCGCAGTCGGGCCCAAAGACAGCGAGCGCGCCGACGAACTCGCCGAGGCAGTCCTCGAGGTCGCCCAACCGGCCGCCGCGACAGTCCACCTCACGCACGTCTTCACGCCGGGGGAGTTCGAGGAGGCGACCGACCGGTTAAACTTCGAGAGTTCGACGACTGCGGACCCGGACGCCGTCGCACAGCGCCACGAGACGATCCGAGCGCTGATCGGTGCACTCGAGGACGCCGGCATCGAGTATGCGGTCCACGGTCGCGTCGGCGATCACGCCGAGAAGATCGTCGAGCTCGCGGGTGAACTCGACGCCGATCGGGTGGTCGTCGGCGGGCGGAAACGCTCACCGAGCGGGAAGGCTGTCTTCGGGAGTATCGCCCAGGACGTCATGCTCGAATCACCCTGCCCGGTAACGTTCGTCAAAGGGGCCTGA
- a CDS encoding uracil-xanthine permease family protein, with protein MGETEDPDEGDALVEYGIEDRPPLSRSILLGIQHYLTMIGANIAVPLILITALGGDSMPASAQAKFIGTFFVVSGIATLAQTTLGNRYPIVQGAPFSMLAPAIAILTAAPMLSGMAGWEAKLLFLQGAIITAGIAEVVIGYLGLVGKIREYLSPVVVAPVVALIGLSLFSTGDITSATNNWYLLGLTLFLIVVFSQYLDRVSRVFDLYPVLLGVVGAWLLAAIGSWFGVIPAGDPAAIDFSKLTAEQLVYVPYPFQWGMPRFELSFAIGMFAGVLASIIESFADYHAVARISGVGAPSKRRINHGIGMEGLANVFSGLMGTGGSTSYSENIGAIGLTGVASRFVVQIGAIAMLIVGVIPLFGRVIATIPGPIVGGLYIAMFGQIVAVGLSNLKYVDLDSSRNLFIIGIALFAGMAIPAYMGNIDAAATSMEISGFELFRQGLTDVPLVGSVLGTEMVSRTVYIIAGVHMAVGGIIAFILDNTVPGTRRERGLADWAEITEQDDQFSSAVERASERFGSERPPFSGD; from the coding sequence ATGGGCGAAACCGAAGACCCGGACGAAGGTGACGCACTTGTGGAATATGGCATCGAGGATCGGCCGCCGCTGTCGCGCTCGATCTTGCTCGGAATTCAGCACTACCTGACGATGATCGGCGCGAACATCGCCGTCCCACTTATTCTGATCACCGCACTTGGTGGGGATTCGATGCCCGCCTCGGCGCAGGCGAAGTTTATCGGGACGTTCTTCGTCGTCTCCGGTATTGCGACGCTGGCACAGACGACGCTCGGCAACCGGTACCCGATTGTCCAGGGCGCGCCGTTCTCGATGCTCGCGCCCGCCATAGCGATCCTCACGGCGGCACCGATGCTCTCGGGAATGGCTGGCTGGGAAGCCAAACTCCTGTTCTTACAGGGGGCGATCATTACGGCCGGCATCGCGGAGGTCGTGATCGGGTATCTCGGCCTCGTCGGGAAGATCAGAGAGTACCTCTCGCCGGTCGTGGTTGCGCCGGTCGTCGCGTTGATCGGCCTCTCGTTGTTCTCGACGGGCGACATCACGTCGGCGACGAACAACTGGTACCTGCTCGGGCTCACCCTCTTTTTGATCGTCGTCTTCTCGCAGTATCTCGACCGAGTTTCCCGCGTGTTCGATCTCTATCCTGTCCTGCTGGGGGTCGTCGGCGCGTGGCTGCTCGCCGCGATCGGCTCGTGGTTCGGGGTCATCCCCGCCGGCGATCCAGCGGCGATCGACTTCTCGAAACTCACCGCCGAGCAACTCGTCTATGTCCCCTATCCGTTCCAGTGGGGGATGCCCCGGTTCGAACTCTCTTTCGCGATCGGGATGTTCGCGGGCGTGCTCGCCTCGATCATCGAGTCCTTCGCAGATTACCACGCCGTCGCCCGGATCTCGGGGGTCGGTGCACCCTCGAAACGTCGGATCAACCACGGCATCGGCATGGAGGGGCTGGCGAACGTCTTCTCCGGGCTGATGGGCACTGGCGGGTCGACCTCTTACTCCGAGAACATCGGGGCGATCGGGCTCACCGGCGTCGCCTCGCGCTTTGTCGTCCAGATCGGCGCGATCGCGATGTTGATCGTCGGCGTGATCCCACTGTTCGGTCGCGTGATCGCAACGATTCCGGGACCGATCGTCGGTGGGCTCTACATCGCCATGTTCGGACAGATCGTCGCCGTCGGGCTCTCGAATCTGAAGTACGTCGATCTGGACTCCTCGCGGAACCTCTTCATCATCGGCATTGCCCTGTTTGCGGGCATGGCGATCCCGGCGTACATGGGGAACATCGACGCTGCGGCCACCTCGATGGAGATTTCCGGGTTCGAACTCTTCCGCCAGGGACTGACCGATGTCCCGCTCGTGGGGTCCGTTCTCGGCACCGAAATGGTCTCCCGGACGGTCTACATCATTGCCGGCGTCCACATGGCCGTCGGCGGGATCATCGCGTTCATTCTGGACAACACGGTTCCCGGGACCCGGAGGGAGCGCGGGCTGGCCGACTGGGCTGAGATTACCGAGCAAGACGACCAGTTCTCCTCGGCAGTAGAGCGAGCTTCTGAACGCTTTGGCAGTGAGCGTCCGCCGTTCTCCGGGGATTGA